Proteins from a genomic interval of Ndongobacter massiliensis:
- the glmM gene encoding phosphoglucosamine mutase: MKYFGTDGFRGEANRQLTAEHAYRIGRFLGHFYGEKNGARARIVIGKDTRRSSYMLEAALCAGITSSGADAYLLHVTTTPSVSYVVRAEDFDAGIMISASHNPYYDNGIKLLDNEGAKMNDPVLEQIEAYIDAKEDYLPLAERAKIGATKDYVFGRNRYIGYLITTIRRSFKKYRVGLDCANGASFTIAKSVFDALGAETYVINNMPDGVNINVDCGSTHIDSLVELVKRERLDVGFAFDGDADRCIAVDNRGVVMDGDCILYICGNYLKETGALVNNTVVTTVMSNLGLYKALDRLGIATVQTAVGDKYVAANMQETGNCIGGEQSGHIIFSKYAATGDGILTALRMMEVMIESKTDFASLHRDLIVYPQELRNVRVQDKNRVLENAHVKEAIRRVDERLGDEGRTLVRPSGTEPLLRVMVEAKQSGACSEAIDEIVEAIRAEGLLVQ; this comes from the coding sequence ATGAAATATTTTGGAACGGACGGTTTCCGCGGGGAAGCCAATCGGCAATTGACGGCGGAGCACGCCTACCGCATCGGTCGCTTTTTGGGTCATTTCTATGGAGAAAAAAACGGAGCGCGGGCGCGCATTGTCATCGGAAAGGATACGCGGCGCTCCAGCTATATGTTGGAAGCGGCGCTGTGCGCCGGTATTACGTCAAGCGGGGCGGATGCGTACCTGCTGCACGTCACGACGACGCCGAGTGTTTCGTATGTCGTGCGCGCCGAGGACTTTGACGCGGGCATCATGATTTCGGCAAGCCATAACCCCTATTACGACAACGGCATCAAACTGCTCGACAACGAAGGTGCAAAGATGAATGACCCGGTGTTGGAACAGATTGAAGCCTACATCGATGCCAAAGAGGATTACTTGCCCCTTGCGGAGCGCGCGAAAATCGGTGCAACCAAGGATTATGTTTTCGGTCGAAATCGATACATCGGGTATCTCATTACGACGATCCGTCGTTCGTTTAAGAAATATCGCGTGGGACTGGACTGCGCCAACGGGGCATCCTTTACCATCGCCAAGAGCGTTTTCGATGCACTGGGTGCGGAAACCTACGTCATTAACAATATGCCAGATGGCGTGAACATCAATGTCGATTGCGGGTCCACACATATTGATTCTCTCGTCGAGTTGGTGAAACGGGAACGTCTCGACGTCGGCTTTGCGTTTGACGGTGATGCGGATCGCTGCATCGCCGTGGACAACCGGGGCGTCGTCATGGACGGCGACTGCATTCTCTATATCTGTGGAAACTACCTGAAGGAAACCGGTGCGCTGGTCAATAATACGGTCGTTACAACGGTGATGTCCAATTTGGGGCTCTATAAGGCGCTGGATCGGCTGGGCATTGCTACCGTCCAGACGGCGGTGGGCGATAAATACGTCGCGGCCAATATGCAGGAGACGGGCAACTGCATCGGCGGCGAGCAGTCCGGACACATTATCTTCTCCAAATATGCCGCCACGGGAGACGGAATTTTGACGGCGCTGCGCATGATGGAGGTTATGATCGAATCGAAAACGGACTTTGCTTCGCTGCATCGTGATTTGATCGTTTATCCGCAGGAATTGCGCAACGTGCGCGTACAAGACAAGAACCGCGTGTTGGAAAATGCGCATGTCAAGGAAGCCATTCGACGCGTGGACGAACGGCTGGGTGATGAGGGTCGTACGTTGGTGCGCCCGTCCGGAACCGAGCCGCTGCTGCGCGTCATGGTGGAAGCAAAACA